The nucleotide window ACGAGATAcaacaagacaaggcaaaagccctcataatGAAGCTGGGCAatgcaacccaataggaggagaagagtcccaagagcaggcaaaggatTCAGAGACACGCTGaacccactgttaggagtctcacaaaaacaccaagccaatGGCCATAAcctacacagaggacctggtgaaaacctctgcaggccctgtgctttgGGCAAATAACTCTTAAAAGCAGTGGCcacaaattaaattatttattctttggtgaTAGCAGATTTGCCTAACATATCAAGGAGGGTTGATGGCAAAAGAATCAGGAGTAAGGATGGAGACAAGAAATGAGACAATAGTCTTGGAGTTTGTGCTGGAGAGGTTCCATGTGGCTCAGCACCTGGGCAAGGTCCTCTTCCTGGTGCACCTGCTGGTGTATCTGGCCTCAGTCACGGGAAACACACTCATAATTGCCATCACCTGGACGAATCCTCTCCTGCAGACCcctatgtacttcttcctcagaaGTTTCTCCTTCTGTGAATGCTGTTTCATCTCCAATGTAATTCCCAAACTGCTGTCTatctttctttttggagacaaagCAATTCATTTCACTCCTTGTATCAtacaagcttttttctttttgtttcttgggtCAACTATTTTCTTCCACATGGCTGTGATGTCCTTGGATTGCTACCTGGCCATTTGCAAGCCTCTGCACTACCCAACCATCATGAACCCCAGGGTCTGTTTCCTCCTGGTTTTCTTCAGCTAtgtactttccttcttcctgataACTGGTCTCATTCCGAAGCTTTCCCGGTTGTCTTTCTGTGGCTCCAATGTCATCCCCCATTTCTCCTGTGACCTTGGCTCCTTAATTCATATCTCCTGTTCCGACACCAAATCTCTTGATAGAATGGCTTTTGGTGTCGCTTTGCTTGTCCTTTTCACATCTGTCATTACAGCTGTATTTGCTTATAGCAACATACTAATCTCAATCATACGTCTCCCATTGGCCAAGGAGACAGAAAGCTTTCTCCacctgctcctcccacctcatcATCCTCTCGCTGATGTACAGCAGCTGTGTGTTTATATACGtgaaaccaaagcaaacaagcaGGCTGGACACCAACAGGGAGGCTGCTCTCGTGAACACAGTGGTGACGCTGCTTCTGAGCCCTGTCATCTACACCCTGTGTAACAAGCAGGTCCATCTGGCTCTGAGGGATGCACTGTCCAGAGTGAACTAACAGAAATAGAACCACCTGCTTCAGAAGGTGAGTCTTCTTGGTCCTTTAACTGCAGCTCCCCCACAGTGGAAACCCTCTCTATAAAATGTCTGTATGGTGGTTCAGGGTATGCTAATTTCACTAGATCCCTGCTCCCTTATCTTTAcaatttgaaaacaacaacaaaaatttgttCACCACATGGTGATGaaaatttcttccttcatttctattCATTGGCCTCATATTAATTCAACTCAGACAGCATTTATGGAGAGCCTAACATATTCATCAAACAATTTCCCTCTTCACACTTGTGAGCCATATGTCTGCAGGTTGCATGGATTGTGTGCAAATGTTATGTCACTTTACATATGGGGCTTGAACATCCATGGATTTTGTTATTTGTGAAGTTTCTGGATATGGCCCTAAAAGGATGCTGACAGATAAGACTCACACTAAGCTATTCAGCTAAAAATAGTTTCCAGTCAGATTCAATATTTGGTGTGTACAATACATTCTTTTGCTTGAATTTTCTGAAGCTTAAGGACAAATatatacaatttcttttttatcacTTTATTTACTGAAGTCAACATATTAAATTTCAGAAACAAATTGGGTTTGAAACAAATcaataataaacatatttttttttctcattggatCCATTAGTTTTAGAGACATAACTCTGGGTGCTTGATATGCATACTTTAAAGTCACCATCATCTACAtgtattataattaatattcCATTGCATATGGCAACCTTCTGACTTCATTCTCAATAATATTCATGCTCCTACAGATAATTGTGCTctgccatgtggatcctgggaagtgaacctgggatCTTTGTAAGAGAATaaggactcttaactgctgagccatctctccaaccccacagtTTACATactgtaaaatgaagaaatgtaagTGTACAGATGGATTTTTATACAAAGGAGAGTCATGTAATTACCTCTCAGATTTTGACACTACCCACGTTGCTATAAATTTCTTTGTCCTTTAATAAATAGCTCTCCCTGAAAGAAGACAATTACTATAATTTCTACTATCAAAGTCGCTTTTGCCTGTTCATGACCATGGCACAGTAGGTGTCCTTCTTGCTTAGCCTTTGTTACCTCTCCCCTCTCTGCctcaggatcgaacccagggccttgctcttgctaggcaactgctctaccactgagctaaatccccaaccctcctctttcatttttcaagattgggtttctctgtgtaacagccctggctattctggaacagctgtgtagaccaggctggccttgaactcagagatcttcctgcctctgcctcttgagtgctgggattaaaggcgtgggccaccacacctgacactcattgatattccttaactttgaatttttaaagtaactttgagACATCCCTATCCTCTCACCTTCGCTGATTTgagcttttacatgttttttttctttttctttctttctttctttctttctttctttctttctttctttctttcctttcttttctttctttctgtcatttgtaagagtttatattttagagatattaacctttcataatttataatatatctgggaatcagacttgggtcctctgcaaaagcaatgtatttgcttaactactgcgccatctctccagctcccaatctttgttgttttgtgaagcagggtctcagtttGGAGTCCAggttgtcctgtagctcactgggtagcccagcctggccttggccTTCTTGatcccttctcccacttctccAATGCGTGCTCTTTAAACATTCTAAGTTGCttatgtatttggagatgaggagaacatgcagatgggaagaaagcaagttacccattttggaatggacagatcaggaagggatgtggtgaacaagtgtgtgtgctgctcttggtgaGCACAAGTCTGTGGCCCAAAGCCCAAAATGGTAGGGCGGAGTTTTGAAGTTAATTTCTATGTAACTAGAGAAAGTAAAATATTCCTGGAGtctacaggcaaaatactcatgggGGGGGGGACCCGggacccacccccactttttccccaggatACTCatgagtagggagaagtgagaaatatttggatagaaatatagagaggaaagagacagaaacacagaacagcctgggggagggagggctggatcAAAACTCACCAGCCCCTTCTATCTCCTCTCAAAGGCTTTTATAGGAATACCAAGGAgttgagcaaaagacctccccctagcacagctaagtgcagaccatcccaaacacgtggtgaccatgcacgtggtcaatccatccccttatgcagctctgctgtgtaaagcaagcccagatctcactaggaaacctttgtgggcctccacaaagACTCATATTAATTTTACATTCTGAAAATGTGCAGGTCTTGGATTAGCCTACACTGAGAAGCTTCAGAGGCCTCCATCCTAGTAAATAACCCAAGAATGATAAAGAGGTGTCTTTCCTTCGGCAGTGGAGGACTTGGACTATGTCTGAAAGTGATGTCCTCAAAATCTATTACATCCCCAAATCAATACTCCTTGTATTGATGATAATTAGAGTCAATGCAGAGTCCCCACCTGGAGAAACACACCTGCATGCAGAGCAGGTTTTGAAAACATCACCTTTGCTTGTCTTTACATCCTAGTAAGAAGTGAGAGAGTAggaataccattttttttttaaaatttttgatttcCCACAGTGTAACTTCCAAATCTCTGGCCTAGTCCCAAGAGCCCTGGAGTCCTCTGAGCAATGCAGTTCTTGGCCCCTGAGTGAGACAGGTTTCACTGCATCCAACCTGAGCCTCAGACTCCTGTTGCAGAGGTAAATGTTTGCACATTCACTGGCCCTCCTCTGACTCTGAAATGTCATAACCACTTACTGCTAATTCCATTGGTGAGGATGTGTTATTATGGTTAGCAACAGTTCACTTTTTTAATAGAACAGATGGATGAGGTTAATAAGaatagttaattttaaaagatattgaaTTCTGAGTAGACATTTTGTTATGAATTAAATTATGGGGAGTAATAATTATGTCACTCCAGGACCTGAAATATGTTCACTTGCTGCATGTACCAAGTGAGGGGCAGTTTCTTTAAAGTCAGCTCAACAGCACTACCTGGGGGCAAGGATAGCCCACTTCCTAAGTGTATGAAGGAGACAAATTCAGGCACACTCTCATGTGGCATCATGGGTCTTTTGTCTTTGTCAATTTAGTGCCCCTGCAATGGGTAAGAAATGTACATTATAAAAATGTGTCCCTACTATTATCCCCTAATGTGTGCTCTAACTACACAGTCGCTCTTAGAGTATATAAGATCTCCCTTGCAAACTGGCACGCTATACCACTCAGGAAACACCACTGTGCAAACAGCTCAGGGGACAGAGGATCTGAACTAGGGTGTGGCAGGACAGTAGAGCTGGGGATTACTTATGGTTCATACTTGTCCCCTTGGCAATGAACATTCTGTCCCACCagacagagcaaccctgtctgtCTCATCCACTTAAATGGCCACTCTGTCAAGGATTGTCTTTATTTTGAAACTCCCCTGAAATAGCTTTGTTGGAGGTGGCACACGGAGGATCTTAGGGGTAGGAGAGGGAATGGCAGCTTGGAGGAATAGAGAGAAAGAGTCTATGACTGAAATTACCCAAGATGGGTGAGGAGGCTAGGGTTTAAAGAGGTCTGGCAGATCTCTGGAAAACTTGAAGGAAACCTTATTCAGAGggaaatcaaaaaacaaaaaaatctgaagcTTGGACGAAGATGATGCTGATTAAGAAGTGGGGGTGTGTGGAAATAAGTTTGGATGCTAAAATCCCCCTAGTGATAATGGATTGTATGGAGGATAAAAGAGAGGTAGCCACAGCTATCACAGTGCTGTGATGAATGCTAAACACGAACCTGCTCATTTTCTCTTGGTAGTGACACGACCATGGCTTTCTCCACTCTGTTAGGGGAACTGTGGGCCcagagaaactgaaaaacttGGGCAATGGTTGCATAGAAGAGGTAAGATGTGAGCCACAGAATCAGGGGTGTAAATCCTTGCTCTGTACCAAAGATTCTCAGCTGCAGGGGGATTTGCTCCTGGGGACAGTTGGCAATGACTGGAGACATTTGGAGCTGGACCTTTGTAGGTATGTCATGGGTAGAGGCCAGAGATAATAGTAAACACCCTTCAAGTCACAGGACAGGCCTACAACTGGGATCCCCAAAGAGCAAAGGGCAGCAGACTGTTGGAGACTTCCGTGGCTCCAGCTGAGACATGTGCGGCACTATTTGGATATTGATGGATAGCCATCAGTCAAGAACAGAGTTAGTCCTTTCATGGTTATGTCAGGGCTGAACATTAcactttctgttgttgctgttgtatCCTAAATAACATGATACAAAGACGTTTGCAGAGCATTGGTTTTGAATGTGGTAATCTGGGTAATCGAGAGGGTTAAAGACATCTGGGAGGATGACAGAAAGTATGTGCAAACACTTTACACTGGGAGTTTAGTTTTTACAGAGGGACTAAATCAATCCCCTGTGGATGCCAGGAGCTTGCAGAGGAAGGAACTGTGCTCTGATGCTGCTCCATGACTCTAGCGCAGGCTGGGCAGGATTGTGTTCCGGTCCCGCCTCTACCCTTcctgtctgtgttttctttcaaagCTCTGAGCAAGGTTGttattttcccttcctccctccctccatccctccctccctccctcccttccttcctttctttcttttcttcttcttcttttttttttttttttcaagacagggagcTTGTCCTGAAACTCGATCTGCAGaccagactgactttgaactcacagtgatccacctgcctctgcctcaagtgctgggatcaaaggtgtgtgctaccactgcccggctctaagcaagctttttaaaaataccaagtGTCCAGCCTCCCATCATTACATCATCATTCTCTTCTGAAGTGATTCTGGAGAGAGTCACTGAGCTGGAGAGCAAGGcaagagggtttttttgtttgtttgtttgtttgtttgtttttaaatttcagctCCATTTGATATTTCTGTCTTGGTTAAGAATGTAGAGTTTAAAATCTCCATGGGAAGAGTTCTCCTACTGTtgtatgacattttgtttgtgttctgacaaataaagcttgcttggagatcagagtgcagagctagccacttgTTAaaccatagaggtcagacagtggtggcacacacctttaatcccagaatttgggaggagaaagcaggaagatcagagttcaaggccaccctgggatacacTAGATTAGAatagtctaaaagagaaaaagagccaggcagtggtgggtcacacctttgatcccaggacttgggatctcatgcctttgatcccaccatatgagaggctcacacctttagtcccagcactaggaagtggagacaggaatataaggtggatggagacaggatctcatgccccattcagtctgaggattcacagAGACAGCATCACCCCCATTTGGCCTAAGGATTTGTAGAGATAGGATCTCCCCAATTCAggctgagattttgtagaggtaagaagtttctagtggctgctgctctgcttctctgatctttcagctttcatcctccatatctgactccaggtttttatcgTTAAGACTAATCAGGATCAtgctttaatttctgtcttggttAAGAATGTAGTTTAAAATATCCATGGAAAGAGTtctcatattttttaaactttttttaaaattatatttgtgttttaattttacacatcagccatgggttcccctgtccttccccctcccgcccccacccccaccttcccgagttctcatatttttgttttgcttctttctttctctgtgtggttcATGACCAACTCTGTCTTTCTAGAAGTGTGGCCTCAGCTGAGTTCCTTTGCCTTTCTTCATCTCTGTTGAAGATACCACCACCTATCTTTTCCAGGTCCTCATGTATATTAGAGACCCAATGTGAAAAGATAACAACCCATAAGCCCTTGTGTCTAATGTCACATCTTCTACTCAGGGTCTCTATTATCTCCTTCATTCTGAAGCCGTTTATGGCATATCATGTAGTGATGGAGATGAAGGCCCTGTCTTCAGAAGCCTTGAAAGCAAATGTATTCTGTGTGAATGGCCTTGTAAAATAAttgcaaaatgtaaaaaaatgctataaaggaaataaaaacgtTAGTGAGGAAAAGAATattgggaaagaaaagagggggcACATATTGAATAGGGCAGCCAGGGAAGGTATCCCAGAGGATGTGGCATTTTATGAGTCCCATAGACCAAGAGGTAGGTAGACAGCAAAACTGTAGGTGGATCCATCtggcagagaaaggaacaggTGCCAAGATCACTAGGTAGACAGGAACAGGCAGGAGACAAGGGTGGGGCTAGAGCAAGGAAGTGAAAATCCTCAAGAAGAGCTAGCAGACCATGAGGGGCAGAATGTGAAGTTTTAAGGTTTTGATcttatatttacttattgtggTGTTGGAGACGGAACCCAGTGCTTTGTATGTTCTAGGCAGCTGCTAGACCCTTGGACCACAGGTTTCCTACCACCGTGTGTTTTGGCCATCAGGTTTTAGTGTGGTGATCCTCAGGTCAGCGGTAGCACTTGGGGGTTTGTAGGGATGAAAACTCCCATGGCTATTAAATCAGAAACCATGGGTGAGCCTCAGTGGTCTGCGGGGTTTCCCGGGCTTTGGGTCTGGCCTGGATGCTGCGTGATTATCTATCCATCTGCGCAGAAGAATCATCTAGAAGCTTAAGGAGCTCTGAATGTTGGGACTCCTCCTTCTGCTTTTCATCTTCAAGACATCTTTAGTTGGGGATTAGCTCCCCTAGATCTTGGGCAGGTCCCGGGGTGAGCTAGGCCAACAGAAGCTGGACCCATTGCTCCGCTGCCTTCTGAAGACAACAGGCCCGTGAAGTAGGCAATGCCCTGGGTCCGGGGAGCAGCGCTGGCAGTGGGTATTATGATactggcgtatgcctttaatcccagcatccgggaggcagaggcaggcagatctctgagttcgaggccagtctggtctacaaagtgagttccaggaaaggcgcaaagctacacagagaaaccctgtctcaaaacaacaacaaaaaagatggtGTCACACAACAGGGAAGTACGTGGATGGCTTTAAACATATTTTGGTGAAAAATTCAACATATCTTTTAGATTGATGGGGGCAGGAAGTGGCACTTAAGTTCAACATCAGCATTACTTAATCTTCCCTCTATCTCCTGCTTGTGGGTAGCCGGCACCTGGACACCTTGGGACCGTGGCTATGATGGAGAATAGGGTCCAAAGCAGTCCACCTTCTCGCTCTGCCTGGCAGTGAAGGCTGTGATCATGGTAGCAAGTTCAGAACAGTCTAAGTTTCTCCTGaggcctctctcttcctcccacctccctcatCTGTCGCCACTCCTCTGTGCTCTTTATCCAAGAATGCAAGTCGGAGAATGACCAGCAGGGGGCAAGCAAGACTCAGAAATATGCTTGCAGGGAGCAAGGCAGGCCTTGGAGGTTTGCTGTTTACCAGGTAGAAGGATTTGCTGGGAAATCAGAAACATGTGTCCTTTACCGAGCAGCTTCTACATGTTAGACACTGTGCAGGAACATTGGATGTTTCTCCTCTAGTCCTCCTTAGGTGCCCTGATGTTACACATACTCAGGGTTATAAGTGACTTGGCCAAGCAGAGACACAACTGGACCTGGCCTCTAGTCTGCCTCTAGAAGCTTGTCAGCGGCAAATGCAGGTTCCCCGGTAGCTCCTTGCCAGTGGTAGTGCTTTCTTCTCTTGGAAGAAAGCAGTGGAAGGTAGTGTCCATAGCTTAgtaagcaaaggctgtggagtcaggCTCCCTTGACTTTTACCAAACACTGACTGTGTGATGGCGAGTGAGTGACCTAGCCTTTCTGAGATTTCCACACCTCTAAAGTGAGGTCACATGTGAGGTAACAAGCTTGTGGTGAGATGGTCTTATGGAAGTGACCGAGACCCCTGCCTGCCTTTTCAATGAAAAGCCTCTTTTCTGACCTAAATGATAGGTGGGTAACAATTTTGAGACCTCTATGGCCTGTGTTTTCCATAAGCACTTTCCATAGGCAGAGCATGCTCTCTGTGTGTCCCTCCCAATCAGCAAGTCCTAGCCACGCGTGACTTTAAAGCGCTTGGTACCTAGGTCATGCGTGAGACTGAAGCaccaaatttaaaatttcaaacacaaCAAATTTAACTCTCAATGACCCTGTTTGCCTAGTGGCCATGCCGCTAACAGCGCAGGTCTAAGATGCATCTAAGTTCAAAAACCGACACATCCCTGagaactgtaaaataaaataaactatgctCACCATTTGTAGCCTGCGGGTTTGATGCATTTGAgtttagaagaaagaaatataagaagaACAATCTATAAGCAGTGTTCTGGTTTGTGCTTGCCAGGTTTTGTGAATGTGGGGGCTTTCCTAAGGGACCCCCCCAAGCAGAGCTCAGCAACTGGAGGGGCTAGATGCTATGGGTAGTTATGTGTGTTCCCCTCTCAAGcagagttctttaaatatttcctcACCTTGTATTTGgcgagacaaaaaaaaaaaaagacaatccaCAGTGTGTGTTCAATGCAAATTCCCCTACCGCGTTTGCTGACTAAAGACATCTTCCTGTCTGAAGCCACTCACTTCAGTTTGCTTTAACAATTTTATAGACAGACGCTATCACAGAAAATCCTTAAAGGTTTCCAAtgtgaataataaaataactggGCCCCCTGAGCAGAGTAGTTCTCGGCTTTGGGATTGTTCCTGTGGGTATCTGGACTTGGCCTTAAGCAGTGGTCATGGGTCCTGTCTGTAAGGCTCCCCTGGCAGAGGTCAGTTTGCACTGGGGACATTGTTATTCAAGTCTCCCTGAGGGGTACTCCTCTGACACCCTCAGGGGCAGTTTGTCTCCAGTTGTGTAAGGAACCCTGAATGAAGGGCACAATATTCCAGGCACATTCTAGAACATGCACAGTATTCCTTGCAGTCAGATGCCCCGAGCTGCTGGCTTGCCTCTCATCTGACCCTGGCCACTGTCCTCCAGAGGGATTCTTGCTGCTTGCTCACCAGGTCCTGCTTCCCTGGATGCCCAGTCatatcctcatgtcattcctcACCTCCCCAGGGACTTGCATTCTCTCTGGGTGCCCTGGCTACCAGGCATAACCCTAATCACAGTGACTGGAGCAAGATGCATGGCTCCATCTTGTGGTAGAAGCCCAGGCATCTGCAGACTGACTTCTCACTGCTCCCCACACCTTAGTGTGCCCTCCACACCCCCAAACTGTGTGTCCTCTTCCCTAGAATTCTAGCAACCAGGCAGCTATGGCAGGTCCGTAAGATGTGTGTAACTGCTGTCAATGAGCTAGACCTCAAAGGACTCTGAGGCTCTGCAGGGCATGGGAACCTTCTGCCAGGCTCAGCTGGCTCCTTTTTGAAATGACCTGGTGACTGGGTGGGTTTTCCTGTTCCTTTATTGCTCTTTAACATCAGGGTCATTGCCTCTGTAGCCCTTATGAACTGGTCTACTCCATCCTGTctcaaggaagaggggaaaggatcTACCCTCATCACATTCTGGCCTTGGTATCTTAGGATTTTCCACTCCAGGCACCCTCGTCTGCCCAGGGTGACTGATCATTGGTCCTAGCCCTTTGGTGTTGAACTGGGCTAAGTCAATGCAGAGTCAGGGGACTCGGGGAAGAACAGCAAGAGGGTAAAGATTCTTTGACCCTGACTCAGCCAGGCAGTGTCCACAGACAAAGGTCTCAGCTGCTTTCAGACTGCTTCTACCACTTCTCTCACGGGTACCAACCACCGCTTCCTTCTTTTGTTCCTCATCCTCAGAGCATGCAGAACCTCTGCCAGCTGCAGGGCATGATGACTCTGCCCCTGAATGCCTGCTTCTCCTAGTACCCTAAGGTTCCCTGGCACATGGCCTCTCTAAGTCCTTATTTAACCTTCAGTTAGCCTAGCTTGAGGGGCACATCTGGCCTTCTCAGGTCCCTCACTGATAACCTTGTTTTGGCATATTCATATAGTCTGCTTTGCTGTATTTCTGTTCTTGGTTGTTCTATGAACCTTCCTATTgacatttccttttcctgtttgggGTTGAGATATTTGCTGAATCTCCCACCATCTTGAGTGTCTCGGTTCTAgtctttttatgtaaaaatacacccatcctccttccccttcctccttgtgTCCTgtccttcattctctcttccctgacttccttccccCTGGCCAGTTGTGCATATAAACACTGGAGTTGGACTGCTTTGGCAATTCCCAGGTCATCACTGATGTTGTGATATAGACCCTTGTACTTATCAGCTGGTAGATAGGGCTAGTGATGTGGATTGTCACAACAATTAGGCAGCCTCTCAAGGCTCCATTTTTACCTTCCAATGTCTTAACTCAGGTTTCCAAAGACTCACTTTCTTGCCTTTCTACCTGATCTCTGTCCTCCCCTGTCTGTCCAGGTTACCCATGGTCCTGAAGCAACTTTGTAAGTACTGATCATTAAAGAAATCCTTATCTCCTAATCCACAATGAAATCCTTGCATGCCCAATATAACCAGAGAACAAACTCTTACCTACTTCCTATACTTCAGTTTGCCTATCATCCATAGATACCGGCGGAGGGAAACAGAAGGAAGTTTTAAATTGCACTATTATTTTTAGGATCTCTTATCAAGATATTCACTGTGCCACAGAGGGAAACATCAAAGAGACACATGGCTCTTTTCTTGCCAAAATCAGGCACAGCAAGAGGGAGGCCTGCACCGATTCTAGCAGGCTTGAGAGATAGGAAAGTAGAGCCTAGGTGAACACTGAGTATATGAGGCTTTGCACGGGATTTCCTCCAGATTGTAGAGGAGTCTCCCCATCAGTTACAACAGTTAGCTTGACCATTTGGGAAGGTCTGTGATAGAAAGGCTCCAATCCACAGTTCGACCACTGACTGCTTTATGAAGGGTTGACAGTATGACTTGTCATTTCTAAGCACCTGAGAATTTTAGGAAAGGGACCAggaaggaggtgtgtgtgtgtatatgtgtgtgtgtgtgtgtgtgtgtgtgtgtgtgtgtgtgtgtgtgttcatacaaaTCACTGACAAAGAGTTGAAGGTGCAGTTGCAATACACCCACAGCTGAACCAGTTTTCCTGATGCTccatttactttatatttttattttctcaacagTTTCCCAAAATAGCAATCTGTGCACATTTGTCTTCTCATCTAATTTTGCTTTAATAACAGTTGGGAAAACACAGCCAGATGCTTTCTTGAAAGATGTCTTCATGTTGGTACCAATGTAAAAATTAACCCTTAGGCTCCAGAAGGCCACACTTTCAGTTCAGTCAGTCATGAAGTCAACAAACTTAACCTCTTAACTTCTGGGACCACACAGTCAGGGTCTAATCTAGCTGGAACCTCAGCAGAGTCAACTAAGCTAATAGTCTTCTCAGAGCTTTCTGGAGTATCATGCCCTAGACAGGCTTCCCTGCTTAACAATTAAATGTCAGTTACCTAAGTAGGAGGTGAAAACATTATACCTTTAGGGTGTGTTTTTTCAGACCTTTTAATTGGCAttttttacatacatatgtacatatagaaTGTAAATAGCATGTGTTTTTCTCCCAGCCCACcttcctcctcattttcttcGTCTTGTCTTCCCAAAGATTCCTAAGACCAGAGAGCTGATGAGTATGTTATTGGTTTCCTCTTGGGACTGGACCTTGCGGAGCCCTTTCTTCATATGAGGTACAATTGAAAATGATATAAAGTGGGGACTATAAGATGGCTTAGGAAAGCATTCCTGTGCCGGCATGGGAAACAGAGCTAGCATTCCCCATGCCAAGGGAGAGAGCgagctctgtaactccagccctccagaggcagagacaggaggaacatGGGCCTTGCGGGCCAGTTAGtgtagccaaatcagtgagctctaggatcAGCAATTCTGCCtctaaaaataaagtggagcATGGTTGACAAAGACACTCACTGCAaacctgtggcacacacacatgtacatatgcgtacatgcacacacatgaacatgtacatacacctaCACTACATATAAACTctcaaaaaatggaaataatgtaatgtggtaaaaaaaaaaaatcacctttacTTCCAGTCTAATGATGCTCAatagaaaattaaggaaaaactTCCCGCTAAGAATGTAGCCATAGAGTTTAAATTAGAAAGATTTTGCACTGTATACATTTCACACACCAAGAAACACACTTGCAAGAGGACAT belongs to Onychomys torridus chromosome 3, mOncTor1.1, whole genome shotgun sequence and includes:
- the LOC118580096 gene encoding LOW QUALITY PROTEIN: olfactory receptor 6C75-like (The sequence of the model RefSeq protein was modified relative to this genomic sequence to represent the inferred CDS: inserted 2 bases in 1 codon); the protein is METRNETIVLEFVLERFHVAQHLGKVLFLVHLLVYLASVTGNTLIIAITWTNPLLQTPMYFFLRSFSFCECCFISNVIPKLLSIFLFGDKAIHFTPCIIQAFFFLFLGSTIFFHMAVMSLDCYLAICKPLHYPTIMNPRVCFLLVFFSYVLSFFLITGLIPKLSRLSFCGSNVIPHFSCDLGSLIHISCSDTKSLDRMAFGVALLVLFTSVITAVFAYSNILISIIRLPLAKEXQKAFSTCSSHLIILSLMYSSCVFIYVKPKQTSRLDTNREAALVNTVVTLLLSPVIYTLCNKQVHLALRDALSRVN